A stretch of Arachis stenosperma cultivar V10309 unplaced genomic scaffold, arast.V10309.gnm1.PFL2 arast.V10309.gnm1.Scaffold_100034, whole genome shotgun sequence DNA encodes these proteins:
- the LOC130960018 gene encoding uncharacterized protein LOC130960018 produces MTLDKALCDLGASINLMSLSMMRKLAIEELKPTRMSLVMADRSIKTPNGIVENLLVKVGEFIFPADFVILDTEEEGNNSIILGRPFLATARAIIDVEKGEMTFRVHNEQMVINVFKSMQHPPPPPPNKKTT; encoded by the coding sequence ATGACACTAGATAAGGCCCTTTGTGATCTTGGAGCCAGTATCAACTTGATGTCCTTGTCTATGATGAGGAAGCTTGCTATAGAAGAACTCAAGCCTACCAggatgtcactagtcatggcTGACAGATCAATCAAAACGCCCAACGGAATTGTGGAAAATCTGCTAGTGAAGGTTGGGGAGTTTATTTTCCCTGCGGATTTTGTAATTTTGGACACCGAAGAGGAAGGAAACAActcaatcatcttgggaagaccATTTTTAGCAACCGCAAGAGCTATAATCGATGTGGAAAAAGGGGAAATGACcttcagagtacacaatgagcaaatggtCATAAATGTCTTCAAGTCAATGCAGCACCCACCCCCTCCCCCCCCGAACAAGAAGACTACTTAA